In Streptococcus parasuis, the following proteins share a genomic window:
- a CDS encoding type II toxin-antitoxin system RelE family toxin, with product MFHVEYSKKAQKQIRKLDKQIQRLLFAWVDKHLDGTVNPRLHGKGLTGDHANEWRYRIGDYRLICDIQDDRMVILALEFGHRRDIY from the coding sequence ATGTTTCATGTAGAGTATTCTAAGAAGGCGCAGAAACAAATCAGAAAATTGGATAAGCAAATCCAAAGATTATTATTTGCATGGGTGGATAAACACTTAGACGGTACAGTTAATCCGAGGTTGCATGGCAAGGGATTGACAGGGGACCATGCCAATGAGTGGCGTTATCGTATCGGTGATTATCGGCTGATTTGCGATATTCAGGATGATAGGATGGTTATTCTGGCACTTGAATTTGGTCATCGTAGAGATATTTATTAA
- a CDS encoding L-threonylcarbamoyladenylate synthase produces MTKQIHWDGALSQEGLDIIKGEGGVIVCPTKVGYIIMTSDKAGLERKFDAKERKRNKPGVVLCGSMEELRELAQLTPEIDAFYQKHWDEDILLGCILPWKPEAYAKLQAYGDGREELMTDVRGTSCFVIKFGVAGEQIAKEMWEKEGRMVYASSANPSGKGNRGKVEGIGERIASKVDLIIEADDYVASIQPDKTIETRYEQGVMVSMVDKDGKLIPEQGADSRSISPCPVVIRKGLDIDKIMMHLSDHFNSWDYRQGEYY; encoded by the coding sequence ATGACGAAACAAATTCACTGGGATGGCGCACTTTCACAAGAAGGTCTTGACATTATCAAGGGTGAGGGGGGCGTGATTGTCTGCCCGACTAAGGTTGGCTACATCATCATGACATCTGACAAGGCTGGCTTGGAGCGTAAATTTGATGCCAAAGAGCGCAAGCGTAATAAGCCGGGTGTGGTCCTTTGTGGTAGCATGGAGGAGCTTCGTGAGTTGGCTCAGTTGACTCCTGAGATTGATGCTTTCTACCAAAAACATTGGGATGAGGACATTTTGTTGGGTTGTATCCTGCCTTGGAAACCAGAGGCTTACGCCAAGTTGCAGGCTTATGGCGATGGTCGTGAAGAGTTGATGACCGACGTTCGTGGTACTTCTTGCTTTGTTATCAAGTTTGGTGTGGCTGGCGAGCAGATTGCTAAGGAAATGTGGGAAAAAGAAGGCCGTATGGTCTACGCTTCATCTGCTAACCCATCAGGTAAAGGAAATCGTGGTAAGGTAGAAGGTATCGGTGAGCGTATCGCGTCTAAGGTAGATTTGATTATCGAGGCGGATGACTACGTGGCCTCTATCCAGCCAGACAAGACCATTGAAACCCGCTATGAGCAAGGGGTTATGGTGTCTATGGTAGACAAAGATGGTAAACTGATTCCAGAACAAGGTGCAGATAGCCGTTCTATCAGCCCATGCCCAGTTGTCATCCGTAAGGGTCTGGACATCGATAAAATTATGATGCACTTGTCTGATCACTTCAACTCTTGGGATTATAGACAAGGGGAATATTACTAA
- the relB gene encoding type II toxin-antitoxin system RelB family antitoxin: MSTVTIRLNKEEEVFFKSYAQLTGQSLSSLFKKALERDIEDEYDLSIYHQAYEEYQKDPETISHADFKKELGL, from the coding sequence ATGAGTACAGTAACTATCCGATTAAACAAAGAGGAAGAAGTATTTTTCAAGAGCTATGCTCAATTGACTGGTCAAAGTCTTTCAAGTTTATTTAAGAAGGCGCTTGAGCGTGATATTGAGGATGAGTATGATTTGAGCATTTACCATCAAGCCTACGAGGAGTACCAGAAAGATCCTGAAACCATCAGTCATGCTGATTTCAAGAAGGAACTTGGTCTGTAA
- a CDS encoding helix-turn-helix domain-containing protein has product MRWNYGSVYKSIRKSKRLSQEQICGDYINRTTLVRFEKNQNIPSYELMRFLLKQVDMNFEEFEYLCNYYQPSQRQQLLYDIDNLKNPTTKTMEDLIKRCHNHLKKEPDDGPIRRKCQLLKTVVAVRNSTSFNQLSEEAETLSKLLWSELERYDNWYHNDIILVGTLLSKISSLDTLEETANLLLKRLEKYKDYKKIQPTILSHYRSLSYFFLEQRQYSKSTFFATKLMDLAKKEKRYDQLARAYVYLGIAQNKQELMEKGLQILELTDEQNLFDNLQSLIKQHQTD; this is encoded by the coding sequence ATGAGATGGAATTACGGAAGTGTTTATAAGAGCATTCGGAAAAGTAAACGTTTGAGTCAGGAGCAGATTTGTGGGGATTATATCAATCGAACGACCTTGGTACGTTTCGAGAAAAATCAGAACATTCCTAGCTATGAGCTCATGCGTTTCTTACTCAAACAGGTGGATATGAACTTCGAGGAGTTTGAATACCTCTGTAACTACTATCAGCCTAGCCAACGCCAACAATTGCTCTATGATATAGATAATCTCAAAAATCCGACCACTAAGACCATGGAGGATTTGATAAAGCGTTGCCACAACCATTTGAAAAAAGAACCAGATGATGGTCCTATCCGTCGAAAATGTCAACTTTTAAAAACTGTAGTAGCCGTTCGAAACAGTACTTCTTTCAATCAACTTTCCGAAGAAGCTGAAACTCTTTCTAAGCTCCTCTGGTCAGAATTGGAGCGATATGACAACTGGTACCATAATGATATTATCTTAGTCGGTACTCTCTTATCCAAGATTTCTTCACTTGATACTCTTGAAGAAACTGCCAATCTTCTTCTAAAGCGATTAGAAAAATACAAGGATTACAAGAAAATTCAACCCACTATACTGTCACATTATCGATCACTTTCTTATTTTTTCTTGGAACAAAGACAGTACAGTAAGTCTACTTTTTTCGCCACCAAACTCATGGACCTAGCTAAGAAAGAAAAACGCTATGATCAACTAGCCCGTGCCTATGTCTATCTAGGTATAGCCCAAAACAAGCAAGAACTGATGGAAAAAGGGTTACAAATCTTAGAACTGACAGACGAGCAAAACCTATTCGACAACCTCCAATCACTTATCAAACAACACCAAACTGACTGA
- a CDS encoding ABC transporter ATP-binding protein: MLKVVDVCKRYGAHQVLSYVSFELQAGDLVALVGPNGVGKSTLLNIISNTETVDRGSVTINGRPNSDRAIFQDMSVMLDAQALYPQLTGYDHLTYVAATHKLGKKEVDVLVEELGMGYYVKKRVAGYSMGMKQKLLFAMAVLPKPKLLLLDEPHIGLDPTNIIQQREFLLNLQAEGVAIFLSSHHLSEIEKLTNQVYFLKASKLIATEVELTADYDYHLAVENSKQVQEFLRDYPQLLWKKAEQGLVEIFLPERDLLDCLDRIPIQQVAGLTKASDYMETLYRDLYVEEGGEGI; encoded by the coding sequence ATGCTAAAAGTAGTCGATGTCTGTAAGCGATACGGTGCCCACCAGGTCTTGTCTTATGTGTCCTTTGAGTTGCAAGCGGGGGACTTGGTGGCCCTGGTAGGTCCCAATGGTGTGGGAAAATCCACCCTCCTAAATATCATCAGCAATACAGAAACCGTTGATCGTGGGTCGGTAACTATCAATGGTCGGCCCAATAGTGACCGAGCGATTTTTCAGGATATGTCTGTCATGTTGGATGCTCAAGCTCTTTATCCACAGTTGACGGGTTATGACCATCTGACTTATGTGGCTGCCACCCACAAGCTGGGGAAAAAGGAAGTGGATGTCCTAGTGGAAGAACTGGGGATGGGCTACTATGTCAAAAAGCGGGTGGCTGGCTATTCCATGGGTATGAAGCAGAAGCTGCTCTTTGCCATGGCTGTCCTTCCCAAGCCCAAGCTCTTGTTGCTGGATGAACCCCATATCGGCTTGGACCCGACCAATATCATCCAGCAGCGGGAATTTCTTCTAAACCTACAAGCAGAAGGTGTTGCCATTTTTCTTTCTTCCCACCATCTGTCGGAGATTGAGAAGCTGACCAATCAGGTTTATTTTCTCAAGGCCAGCAAGTTGATTGCCACAGAAGTGGAGTTGACGGCGGATTATGATTACCATCTTGCTGTGGAAAACTCCAAGCAGGTTCAGGAATTTTTACGGGATTATCCTCAACTCTTGTGGAAAAAGGCAGAGCAGGGTCTGGTGGAAATCTTCTTACCCGAGCGAGATTTACTGGATTGTTTGGATCGTATTCCAATCCAGCAGGTGGCTGGCCTTACAAAAGCCAGCGACTATATGGAAACCCTCTATCGTGATCTCTACGTGGAGGAAGGTGGTGAGGGGATATGA
- the leuD gene encoding 3-isopropylmalate dehydratase small subunit encodes MHQFTTWTGTTVPLMNDNIDTDQLLPKQFLKLIDKKGFGKYLLYAWRYLDDNYTDNPDFILNQPEYQGASILISGDNFGAGSSREHAAWALADYGFKVIIAGSFGDIHYNNDLNNGILPIIQPKEVRDQLAQLAPDQEITVDLADQLIRTPFGEFPFDIEQDWKHKLLNGLDDIGITLQYQDLIAEYELNRPSYWQN; translated from the coding sequence ATGCACCAATTTACCACATGGACAGGAACAACCGTTCCGCTCATGAATGATAATATTGATACTGACCAACTCCTGCCCAAGCAGTTTCTCAAGCTGATTGACAAAAAAGGATTTGGCAAGTATCTGCTCTATGCTTGGCGGTATTTGGATGATAACTACACGGATAATCCTGACTTCATTCTCAATCAGCCTGAGTATCAAGGAGCTAGTATCCTCATATCTGGGGATAACTTCGGAGCAGGTTCCTCTAGGGAACACGCTGCTTGGGCTCTGGCAGATTATGGCTTCAAGGTCATCATTGCAGGCTCCTTTGGAGATATTCATTACAACAATGACTTGAACAACGGCATTCTGCCCATTATCCAGCCCAAAGAAGTCAGGGACCAACTGGCTCAGCTGGCTCCTGACCAAGAAATCACGGTTGACTTGGCAGACCAGTTGATACGGACGCCTTTTGGGGAATTCCCATTTGACATCGAACAGGACTGGAAACACAAGTTGCTCAATGGTTTGGATGATATTGGTATTACATTGCAGTATCAGGATTTGATTGCTGAGTATGAACTGAATAGACCAAGCTACTGGCAAAACTAG
- the leuC gene encoding 3-isopropylmalate dehydratase large subunit yields the protein MSGKSIFDKLWDRHVITGQEGQPQLLYVDQHYVHEVTSPQAFQGLRDTGRPVRRPDLTFATFDHNVPTVDIHNIRDVISKAQMDALAKNIEDFDIPHVAHGSEHQGIVHMVGPETGRTQPGKFIVCGDSHTATHGAFGAIAFGIGTSEVEHVLATQTIWQVKPKRLLVEFVGQAQAGVYAKDFILALIARYGVDCGLGHVVEFAGPVIDRLSMEERMTICNMSIEFGSKMGIMAPDQTTFDYLRGRECAPADFEAAVADWKELYSDADTVYDKHLVLDVSDLAPMVTWGTTPAMGVSFDETFPAIRDHNDERAYAYMDLAPGQKAADIPVGYVFLGSCTNARLSDLQLAARIVKGRNIAEQVTAIVVPGSRPVKRAAEKLGLDKIFMEAGFEWRDPGCSMCLGMNPDKVPAGVHCASTSNRNFEDRQGFGAKTHLCSPAMAAAAALFGRFVDTRQLDILKEGV from the coding sequence ATGAGTGGCAAATCCATTTTTGACAAGCTATGGGATCGCCATGTGATTACAGGGCAGGAAGGTCAGCCCCAGCTCCTCTATGTCGACCAACATTATGTTCATGAGGTGACCAGTCCCCAGGCCTTTCAAGGACTGAGGGATACAGGGCGACCTGTTCGGCGCCCAGACTTGACCTTTGCGACTTTTGACCACAACGTACCAACCGTCGATATTCACAATATCCGTGATGTCATTTCCAAGGCTCAGATGGATGCCTTGGCGAAGAATATAGAAGATTTCGACATTCCCCACGTAGCCCACGGTTCGGAACATCAGGGCATTGTCCACATGGTTGGACCAGAAACAGGTCGGACCCAGCCAGGTAAGTTCATTGTCTGTGGGGATAGCCATACGGCGACCCACGGAGCATTTGGAGCCATTGCCTTTGGGATCGGCACTTCCGAAGTGGAGCACGTTCTCGCTACCCAAACAATCTGGCAGGTCAAACCTAAGCGACTCCTAGTGGAGTTTGTCGGTCAGGCCCAAGCAGGTGTCTATGCCAAGGACTTTATCCTGGCTCTGATTGCCCGCTACGGCGTGGATTGTGGTTTGGGTCATGTGGTGGAGTTTGCTGGTCCAGTCATCGACCGACTCAGCATGGAAGAGCGGATGACCATTTGTAATATGTCCATTGAGTTCGGCTCTAAGATGGGCATTATGGCTCCAGACCAGACCACTTTTGACTACCTGCGAGGTCGTGAGTGTGCACCAGCGGACTTTGAGGCGGCGGTGGCAGACTGGAAGGAGCTCTACTCAGATGCCGACACCGTCTATGACAAGCATCTAGTCCTTGATGTGTCGGACTTAGCACCGATGGTCACTTGGGGGACCACGCCTGCTATGGGGGTTAGCTTTGACGAAACCTTCCCAGCCATCCGTGACCACAACGACGAGCGGGCCTACGCTTACATGGACTTGGCTCCAGGGCAAAAGGCTGCGGACATTCCCGTTGGCTATGTCTTCCTAGGCTCTTGTACCAATGCTCGCCTCAGCGATTTGCAGCTGGCAGCTAGGATTGTTAAGGGGCGGAATATAGCAGAGCAGGTTACGGCCATTGTCGTTCCAGGTAGTCGCCCTGTCAAGCGAGCTGCAGAAAAGCTTGGGCTAGACAAAATTTTCATGGAGGCAGGCTTTGAATGGCGAGATCCAGGTTGCTCCATGTGTCTGGGTATGAATCCAGACAAGGTACCTGCTGGTGTCCACTGCGCCTCTACAAGTAATCGAAACTTTGAAGACCGACAGGGCTTTGGGGCCAAGACCCACTTGTGTAGTCCTGCTATGGCTGCCGCAGCTGCGCTTTTTGGACGATTTGTCGACACTAGACAGCTAGACATTCTCAAGGAGGGAGTTTAA